A region from the Leishmania panamensis strain MHOM/PA/94/PSC-1 chromosome 20 sequence genome encodes:
- a CDS encoding serine/threonine-protein phosphatase PP1, putative (TriTrypDB/GeneDB-style sysID: LpmP.20.0880) — MSPEDASIYTLVTSILAEWRSGVTLLKEDIIRLILRRVRPILMSQPMLVRTEAPINVCGDIHGQITDLVEIFKAGGLPPNSRYLFLGDYVDRGKYGTEVITVLLGLKVLYPKRIYVLRGNHETDSICRIYGFFDEVKRRFSVRLFKEFTDVFNCLPVAALIEEIALCMHGGLSPELRHLRQIEQIYRPLVVPDEGLACDILWSDPEEGSSGWQPSERGVSFTFGEDVVKRMCDSLGIDIVLRAHQVVDEGYSFFAGRRLVTIFSASNYCGEFTNSGAMMLMDENCMCSFQIFKPEY; from the coding sequence ATGTCCCCTGAGGACGCCTCCATCTACACATTAGTGACGAGCATCCTGGCAGAGTGGCGCAGTGGCGTCACTCTACTGAAGGAGGATATCATTCGCTTAATCCTACGTCGTGTGCGTCCCATCCTCATGAGCCAGCCGATGCTCGTCCGCACCGAGGCGCCGATCAACGTCTGCGGCGACATACACGGCCAAATTACAGACCTCGTTGAAATCTTTAAGGCGGGTGGGCTGCCTCCCAACTCACGCTACCTCTTCCTCGGTGATTACGTGGATCGAGGCAAGTACGGGACGGAGGTGATCACGGTGTTGCTGGGGTTGAAGGTGCTGTACCCAAAGCGCATTTATGTTCTCCGTGGAAACCACGAGACGGACAGCATTTGCCGCATCTACGGCTTCTTTGACGAGGTGAAGCGCCGCTTCAGCGTGCGCCTCTTCAAGGAGTTCACCGATGTGTTTAACTGTCTTCCCGTGGCGGCGTTGATTGAGGAGATTGCGTTGTGCATGCACGGCGGTCTCAGTCCTGAGCTGCGGCATCTGCGTCAAATTGAACAGATCTACCGGCCGTTGGTGGTCCCCGATGAGGGACTTGCCTGCGATATTCTCTGGTCCGACCCGGAGGAGGGTTCATCTGGCTGGCAACCAAGTGAGCGCGGTGTTAGTTTTACCTTTGGTGAGGATGTAGTGAAACGCATGTGCGACAGCCTCGGCATCGATATTGTTCTCCGAGCCCATCAGGTCGTGGATGAAGGCTACTCATTCTTTGCTGGCAGGCGCCTCGTCACCATTTTTAGCGCGTCCAACTACTGTGGCGAGTTCACGAACAGCGGTGCCATGATGCTGATGGACGAAAACTGCATGTGCAGCTTCCAAATTTTTAAGCCTGAGTACTAA